TTCCCGTGCAGGATATCATTCCAGGAACCTTCCACATTAATAAAGAAAAAGTAGTTTCCTAATCCAGTCTTTAAAGTTCTTGATTCAATCTTGCTGAGGTTCATTTTTCTCCATGCAAAAACAGATAAAACCTGATGTAGGCCTCCGGGATGATCTTCGGGAAGAGTAATAAGCATACCGGATTTCTCTCCTAGTGTCTGCAGGTCTTCGTTTTCGTACTTATTCTGCAGTTTTGATATAATGATAAACCGGGTATGATTCTGCTCAAAATCCTGTATGTTACGGTTAATGATCTTCAATCCATATAAATTGGCGGCGTACTGATTGGCTACCGCTGCAATTTTAATATCCTTGTTTTCAGAAACGTACTTGGCCGCCGCTGCTGTAGAAGAAAAATCCTGTTTTGGAATATCCTTATAATGAGTATCAAGAAAGTGAAAACTCTGGGCCAATGCCTGTGGATGCGAATAAATTTTCTCTATATCCTCAATAGAATTATCCGGATGTATCATAAGGTGGTGAGCAATGGGCATTACTGCTTCTGCTTCAATTTTAATAGACGGTGTCTTATATAAATAATCCAGCGTCATGGAAACAGTTCCTTCTATGGAATTTTCCAAGGGTACAACTGCCTTTGCTACATCTCCGTTTTCTACTGCACTGAAACAATCCAGAATACTGGATTGTGGTAGTAACTCATCATTAGGAAAAAGCTGTGCAGTAGCAAGCTGGGTAAAGCTGGCATGAGGCCCCAAAAATGCAATCTTCATAAATATTGATATAAGGTATTATTAAAAAATAAAGGTACAAAGGTGCGAATTAAATCACAAATAGGATGACGTTTAAGGTTCAATGTTTATGACTGTACTTATTATTAGGAATTGTAGTTTCCCACTATAACTTATAACCTATAACCTATAACCTATAACCTGATCTATCTATTTCCAATTAGCTTCAATAAGCTCCATCAGAAAATCAGGACACTTAATCACCTTGTTTGTTTTTGCATCCAGAAAGAAGAGAGTAGTGGAAGCCTCGGTAATTTTGATATGCTCTTCATTGTAAATTTCATATTCAAAATCGATTCTTACCC
This genomic interval from Chryseobacterium joostei contains the following:
- the pheA gene encoding prephenate dehydratase; amino-acid sequence: MKIAFLGPHASFTQLATAQLFPNDELLPQSSILDCFSAVENGDVAKAVVPLENSIEGTVSMTLDYLYKTPSIKIEAEAVMPIAHHLMIHPDNSIEDIEKIYSHPQALAQSFHFLDTHYKDIPKQDFSSTAAAAKYVSENKDIKIAAVANQYAANLYGLKIINRNIQDFEQNHTRFIIISKLQNKYENEDLQTLGEKSGMLITLPEDHPGGLHQVLSVFAWRKMNLSKIESRTLKTGLGNYFFFINVEGSWNDILHGNALKELESINADVDFLGNYKEFLLES